The genome window CGCGCGCTACCTGGCGCGCGAGGAAGGCATTGAAGGCGCTGTCGCAATGCTGGAACGCTGCCTGCCCGATTCGGCCGGAAATTTCAAACCGGTCTTGTTGCGGGCCGAGATCCTGGCTGATCTGCACTTGTACGAGCAATCGACCGCGCTGTTCCGTGAACTTCTTGGCCGTGACGGCCGCCGCGAGGTGCGTGTCGCGTTCGCCAAGCGCCTGCACAAACAAGGGCTGATCGCGGACGCTATGGAGGTGATGCGGCCCGTGATGGACCAGTTGGCCGCTGGCAGCATGGCGGCGGCGCTGGCAGCTACCTTGTCGCACGACTACGATTTCTATCATGCACTTGAGCCGGACGGCATGGTAAACGGGCAGGACGTCAAGCTGATATCGATGAAGCATGCGTTGTTGCGCTTTCGAAGCCGGACGCCAGCGGTGCTGCCAGAACGCCGTCATGCCATAGCGCTCATCACGGGCAGCTTGGGGGCCGGCGGGGCAGAGCGTCAACTCAGCCGCCTGGCCTGCCATCTCAAGCAACTGGCATCGGCTGGCCCTGCGGTTGACGAGCGTCAATCAGATTCGGACGGCGCCAAGGTCGATACGGTTGAAGTGCTGGTCAAGCAATACCGCAGCCCGCAAGGCCCTGGCAACGAGCTGCCGCAGGATTTTTTCTTGAAGCCCTTGACGGATATGGCGGTCGGCGTCACAGAGATCAGCACCTTGCCCGCAATCCTGGCGTCGCAACAGTCCATTGAAGATCCGACGTTGCTGCGTTTGCTGGAGCAATTGCCGCCTCAAGTTCACTACGGAGTGACGCGGCTTGCGCCATACTTGCGCGCACGCCGTTTTGACGTGGTGAGCCTGTGGCAAGACGGAACCTGCCTGTTCGGCGCGCTGGCCGCTCTGCTTGCAGGGGTACCGGTAATCCAGCTTGTATTTCGAGGCCTGCCGCCGAACATCCGGCGTATGCGCTACCGCTCGGAGTATCCCGTGCTGTACCGGGCGTTGGCCGAAGTGCCGGGTGTCGTGTTTGTCAGCAACAGCAAGGCGGCGGCGGACGAATACGCCAAATGGCTGGACATTCCCCGCGACCGTTTCCAGATTCTCTACAACGGCGTGCCCGAGGTGCCGGCTTCCTGTGACGAACTGGACCAGGCTAAGTGGGCGGATTTCGCGCAGCGCACGAGCGACGCGACGGAGACCATAGGCGGCGTGTTCCGCCTGGAGCCCGACAAGCGTCCGCTGCTGTGGATCAAGATGATGCATCGCTATTTGAAGCGGCGTCCCAATGCACGATTTTTTATCGTGGGAAATGGGCGGCTGTACGAACAGACCCGCGAGCTGGCGGCGACGCTGGGCGTCGAAGACCGGCTATTGCTGGTGGGCCATTCCGTTCACGTGGGCTTCTGGTATTCCAAGATGGACGCCAAGGTGTTGTTGTCCAGTTTCGAGGGGCTTCCGAACGTCTTGATCGAGGCGCAACTGATGGGGGTGGGCACGGTGTC of Achromobacter seleniivolatilans contains these proteins:
- a CDS encoding glycosyltransferase, which encodes MQDKSVPLYGPDEALALLSSMLKDCATPQSAAIVLEEADRIATGHLAVSGVRLALLRLRDKAGSAGLASQWLLLQQDHPNDAQVLRAYARYLAREEGIEGAVAMLERCLPDSAGNFKPVLLRAEILADLHLYEQSTALFRELLGRDGRREVRVAFAKRLHKQGLIADAMEVMRPVMDQLAAGSMAAALAATLSHDYDFYHALEPDGMVNGQDVKLISMKHALLRFRSRTPAVLPERRHAIALITGSLGAGGAERQLSRLACHLKQLASAGPAVDERQSDSDGAKVDTVEVLVKQYRSPQGPGNELPQDFFLKPLTDMAVGVTEISTLPAILASQQSIEDPTLLRLLEQLPPQVHYGVTRLAPYLRARRFDVVSLWQDGTCLFGALAALLAGVPVIQLVFRGLPPNIRRMRYRSEYPVLYRALAEVPGVVFVSNSKAAADEYAKWLDIPRDRFQILYNGVPEVPASCDELDQAKWADFAQRTSDATETIGGVFRLEPDKRPLLWIKMMHRYLKRRPNARFFIVGNGRLYEQTRELAATLGVEDRLLLVGHSVHVGFWYSKMDAKVLLSSFEGLPNVLIEAQLMGVGTVSTPAGGSGECFIDGRTGHLLARVDEPDLEEACDKISHMLESRHDADLAEQGKHRARALFSVDAMVARFLDLCRFRAAVQWAPGSGLAWAGLPEVT